Proteins from a single region of Anaerolineales bacterium:
- the secF gene encoding protein translocase subunit SecF, giving the protein MIDIVKRRYLYFGISLLVIIPGMLALAVWGLPLAIDFKGGSLLDISFDSGTVPPPAQVTTLYAENGFRDSIVQTSGQDGMIIRSTDMTDAQRNQLVTLMEAQFNSTITVNRFESVGPSVGQEVAKRAAGAVGLAALGILLYITLAFRGVSNAYRFGVAAIIAMLHDVLVVLGVEAILAHFLHWEVDSLFLTALLTVIGFSVHDTIVVFDRIRENLYIYRKLPYETVVNHSIVQTLVRSINTQLTVMLTLFALALFGGITIRHFVVILLVGVFSGTYSSIFNASPILVVWENKEWKTWFRRKPAV; this is encoded by the coding sequence ATGATTGACATTGTAAAACGACGTTATCTCTATTTTGGCATCTCCTTGCTGGTCATCATCCCTGGCATGCTTGCCCTGGCAGTGTGGGGCTTGCCATTGGCGATCGATTTCAAAGGGGGAAGTTTGTTGGATATCAGCTTTGATTCGGGGACGGTACCGCCCCCTGCACAGGTGACAACTCTGTATGCGGAAAATGGCTTCAGGGATTCGATCGTGCAGACCTCGGGTCAGGACGGCATGATCATCCGCTCAACGGATATGACTGATGCACAGCGGAACCAGCTGGTAACGCTGATGGAAGCGCAGTTTAACAGCACCATCACTGTAAACCGTTTTGAATCCGTAGGACCATCGGTTGGGCAGGAAGTTGCGAAACGTGCAGCAGGTGCGGTAGGGCTAGCTGCGCTTGGCATTCTCCTTTACATTACCCTGGCATTCCGGGGTGTTTCGAACGCTTATCGCTTTGGGGTGGCAGCCATCATTGCTATGCTACACGATGTGCTCGTTGTCCTTGGTGTGGAAGCCATACTGGCGCACTTCCTCCATTGGGAGGTTGATTCCTTGTTCCTGACCGCCCTCTTGACCGTGATCGGTTTCTCGGTTCACGATACCATCGTGGTGTTTGACCGTATCCGTGAAAACCTATATATCTACCGCAAGCTCCCCTATGAAACCGTGGTCAACCACTCGATCGTACAGACCCTGGTTCGTTCGATCAACACCCAGTTGACCGTCATGCTGACACTTTTCGCACTGGCGCTGTTCGGTGGCATTACCATCCGCCATTTTGTAGTGATCCTGCTGGTGGGTGTCTTCAGCGGAACCTATTCGTCGATCTTTAACGCCTCGCCCATCCTGGTAGTATGGGAAAACAAGGAATGGAAGACCTGGTTCAGGCGTAAGCCCGCTGTGTAA
- the trxA gene encoding thioredoxin: protein MIDEPIHVTDAAFEKTVLNSPIPVIVDFWAPWCSPCKMIAPVLDKIAKENAGKVIIAKVNTDENQEWMMKYGVQGIPTILFVSSGKIIHRQVGALPEPMLRTIVTQFLDVIGQAAKN, encoded by the coding sequence ATGATTGACGAACCCATTCATGTAACCGACGCAGCATTTGAAAAGACCGTTTTGAATTCACCCATTCCGGTCATCGTCGATTTCTGGGCCCCCTGGTGCAGCCCATGTAAAATGATCGCACCTGTTCTCGACAAGATCGCCAAGGAGAATGCCGGGAAGGTCATCATTGCCAAGGTTAATACGGATGAAAATCAGGAATGGATGATGAAGTATGGTGTCCAGGGGATTCCCACGATACTTTTCGTTTCCAGTGGGAAGATCATTCACCGCCAGGTAGGTGCCTTGCCTGAACCAATGCTGCGTACCATCGTAACCCAATTTCTGGATGTGATTGGCCAGGCAGCCAAGAATTAA
- the murA gene encoding UDP-N-acetylglucosamine 1-carboxyvinyltransferase produces MEKLIIQGGYPLSGEVTPSGNKNAALPLLAACLLTDEPVILHNVPNIRDVNDMIALLQSLGVEAEKLENHTWKIHAANLCPAELKPDLCRRIRASILLAGPMVARTGDLRLPPPGGDVIGRRRVDTHILAIRALGAQADFDRANRVFVFSAGKLTGADILLDEASVTATENAIMAAVTAKGETILRNATSEPHIQELCHFLNTLGAKIENISSNTLHIHGVNKLHGGEFTIGPDYLEVVSFIGAAALTRGTITINNAGAHYLGMIRLVFGRLGVEWQVDGDKILVGPPQKLVVEPDLGDAIPVINVMPWPSFPTDLMSIAIVIGTQSKGSVLFHDWMYPSRMFFTDKLVSMGAQIVLCDPHRCIVQGPTQLFGETLESPDIRAGMALVLAALTAEGQSVIRNVGQIDRGYERIDEKLSLLGARIERTAEL; encoded by the coding sequence ATGGAAAAGTTGATCATCCAGGGAGGCTACCCGCTGAGTGGTGAGGTCACCCCGTCGGGGAACAAAAACGCAGCCCTTCCCTTATTGGCTGCCTGCTTACTTACTGACGAGCCGGTGATTCTGCATAACGTCCCCAACATCCGCGATGTGAACGATATGATTGCCTTGCTGCAGAGCCTGGGGGTGGAGGCGGAGAAGCTCGAAAATCACACCTGGAAGATCCACGCAGCTAATCTTTGCCCAGCCGAGCTGAAACCGGATCTATGCCGGCGCATCCGGGCATCGATCTTACTTGCCGGTCCGATGGTGGCGCGCACAGGCGACCTGAGGCTACCTCCCCCGGGAGGCGACGTGATTGGCAGGCGCCGGGTGGATACACACATCCTGGCTATCCGGGCGCTTGGCGCGCAGGCAGACTTTGACCGGGCAAACCGCGTGTTCGTATTTTCAGCTGGGAAGCTGACAGGCGCGGATATCCTACTGGATGAAGCCAGTGTGACAGCCACTGAAAATGCCATCATGGCAGCGGTGACCGCAAAAGGTGAGACCATCCTACGTAATGCTACCTCTGAGCCACACATCCAGGAATTATGCCACTTTTTGAATACGCTTGGGGCGAAGATCGAAAATATCAGCTCAAATACGCTGCATATCCATGGTGTCAATAAACTACATGGGGGCGAATTTACGATCGGGCCTGATTACCTGGAAGTGGTGAGTTTTATCGGTGCAGCAGCCCTGACGAGGGGTACCATTACCATTAACAATGCCGGGGCACATTACCTGGGCATGATCCGCCTGGTTTTTGGCAGGCTGGGCGTGGAATGGCAGGTGGATGGAGATAAAATTCTGGTCGGTCCACCCCAGAAATTGGTGGTCGAGCCAGACCTGGGAGATGCCATCCCAGTGATCAACGTGATGCCCTGGCCTTCCTTCCCCACCGACCTGATGAGCATCGCCATTGTCATCGGTACACAATCCAAAGGCAGTGTGCTGTTTCACGACTGGATGTATCCCAGCCGGATGTTCTTCACCGATAAGCTGGTTTCGATGGGAGCGCAGATCGTGCTGTGCGATCCGCATCGCTGCATTGTTCAGGGACCAACCCAGCTATTTGGAGAGACGCTCGAGAGTCCGGATATCCGGGCTGGCATGGCCCTCGTGCTGGCTGCCCTGACCGCAGAGGGTCAATCAGTTATCCGTAATGTGGGGCAGATCGATCGCGGTTACGAGCGGATCGATGAAAAACTAAGCCTTCTCGGCGCACGGATAGAGCGAACCGCTGAATTGTAA